Genomic DNA from Hordeum vulgare subsp. vulgare chromosome 2H, MorexV3_pseudomolecules_assembly, whole genome shotgun sequence:
gatccatgctaactcaacggacaccttcggagataccctgtagagcacctttatagtcacccagtaacgttgcgacgtttgatacacatatggtattccttcggtgtcagtgaattacatgatctcatggtcataggaatatatacttgacatccagaaaacagtagcaataaaacgaaacgatcacatgctacgttcatagtttgggtcttgtccataacatcattctcctaacggtgtgatcccgttatcaagtgacaacccttgtctatggtcaggaaaccttgaccatctttgatcaatgagctagtctactagaggcttactagggacagtgtgttgtctatgtatccacacatgtatctgagtttccattcaatacaattcttgcatggataataaacgattatcttgaataggaaatataataattattattttattattgcctctagggcatatttcgaacacgtatcaccatggagaactcaaacctatgcaccaaatgcaatgtcaagggcacacggagtgcccaagcccTTTTCTCTCAAATCCGAACACAACAActtatactccactatgggtgagccactctttagcccatcttcacaagtccattgtcaccacaatggacgacaagcttcaagcatgatctcttcgtgatgctccacttaaacttgcacaccgcaatattaatgacgatcaccacttgatgtcatcctccatgggttgtatgagatctttctcttgaagggtgatgcctcctagattggctagATGTGCTTGGAAGTCTCCAAATCGTGTGGAGAAATCAAAACATTTgtgagggcaaggagattgcctacttcgtgatgaTCTTCTCTGAGTGAGCTTCGTCTGCGTAAGCCACGGTGGGATAGGCAAgattgcttcttcatggaccctttgtgggtggagccctccatggacttgaTTCCTCCATGGATTCTTGCAACCATTATCCTCGTGATCATTGATCTTTGagattgaagtctccatcaacgtggtcaTATGATAGCACCATCTATTGGAACCATGCATCAAAATCGTTTTTGTCACCATAGCATTTGTATATCTGAGAACCCATCCCTTTACTACTATCACTTGCAACGTCTTAACTTTCTGCTACCTACtaatagacttgcatgtgtagggtgtcagACAtgcttagaattgctaaaatatgCCAAGAACTAAAATTGGAGAAtactattttttttaatttgagaAATAGTCTAATCATCCCCTTCTCGacctactttcgatcctacaccacCTAATAGTATCTCCAATATGTTTGGTAATTGGCCTACACCACCTAATAGTATCTCCAATATGTTTGGTAATTGGTCAGGCAGGGTTGAGCTAATACAGCAGGACGAATTCGCTTGGCAGTTTGTGCATTACTTTGGGTTATTTGGAACTGTGAGAGTGATGATGTATTTAACAGGACAAATATCAACGTACAGAAGTGGGAGTGTTTATGTACTTCGGATACAACCGATGGGAGACGATAGCATGGGCTACATACAACCATTTTGAATCACACTCCTACAATAAAATAAATGTCTATGGATTATGTCCTATTTTTGCCGGCTGTTACTATCTATTTCTTTCTTTGCTTTTGTTTACATACTTAAGATGCTATTCATACTTTGATACTCTATTCGTTAAATAAATGCTTTCTGCATCACTTGATGCAAAGGCCGGAGATATTCCTCCTTTCTGGAAAAAATGAGCAACCATATGCTAGGATCTGCTTGTTTTCTGCATCATCAAGGTGGCTTCAGGAGGATTTCATGGAGCCGAGGAAGGCGACACAAACGGCCAGGATGCAGCGATTGCTTCGAATTCCGGCAATGGCGGCGACATCCATGTCGGGGAGTAAGACAGCTGTGTCTTTCACTCGAGGCGGATTAGCGCTTAGCAAATGTTTTACTAAATGCATGAGCCCAAAGAAAATTGTAGAGAGTTCAGCCCAAAGAAAATTGTAGAGAGTTAAGTTTGGGGGTTCGGTTACAAACCACACTTTTTTAAAGGAGCAAATATACTGTTCTAAAAGGATATTCGGCCGTTTGCTCTCTAAACTACAAGTGATCGGTTAGAGATGCTATAATATACGATAGTTGCACCGACCCTGTACAAGTATGGAGCCCTGCCATCCCTGCTATCTTTCAAAGAATCCGCTGATTACCTGTTCCAGAAACGCAGCAGTATACATTGGTTTCTCTCTACGGCTCATGTTTAACCAAGATCTTGGCTTCTCCTGTGATGCCTTCAAGAAGTTGACATATGTTGGGGCAATCAAATCTATTATCTGTTGACGCAGTCTCATCTTAAGCCTAGATCGAACTTTCCAAGTCATCTGGCTATCACAGATAGTAAAGAACTCTTCAATAAATTTATCAAAGGACAAACGGTCTGGCCCCTTGAAAGAATCTACATCCAAATATGTCACAAGTGGAACCCAGTATTCGTCAAGGTAGCTGACGATGTATTTGTCAGTCAATGAAATTAAATCACTCACTATTCTGGAAGGGAGCAGTAGTCCTGGATGATACTTCAGTTCCAGAACATAATCTATGTTATTCAACAAGAATATGCACCTTCCCCCCTTTTCTTGGAAAGTTTTTTCTGCGCATTCTCTGAGCTTAGATACCAGACAATCACACATGTCTGAGCACGGCTCAGTGTTGTAATCTCCAGATTCAAGTATTGACTGCAACTTATCTCCGTTACGATAGAAGAATTCCAGGACTAGTATGAAAATAAAAGTTGCTGGATGAATGGTAGATTCTCGGCCACGATAGATGTCATCTGAAGTCGTCTGGATCATTCGTCTGAAAGCATTCACCATCTTATTAATAATACCAGCAACCTCACCAGATCTGATGAAATGCAGGTCTTGTATATTGAATAGGACATCAACAAGTGTTTCGAAAACAGTCAGCTGTTGTGAAATATGGACATCAGACCATGTTGCGTCACTGAATGAACATGCAACCTCAAAGATCTTTTCTAAAGATTGCCCAGCTACCTTTGCAAAGCATTCTTCAGACAATTCCCGATTCTGCTCAAGCAATTGTTGCTTAATTAGACAAACAAGTTTGGTGGTAATTTTGAGCCTCATGACCCAAGTCATTGTTGTTTCATTGGTCAGCTCACAAGGACCTGCAACGGTCGTTATGCCTTCCCTGAGGATCCATGGGTTGTCATGTACATCGGACAGCCTGTAATATGGACAAGATTCAAACTTCAGAATGTACTACGAAATGCATACATATAAGGTTTCTGGAAATTTCTATAAGTCATAAAGCATCAAAGACACTATTGTGCTGACCAAGAACATTAATACAACTAAACATTGTATGATATATCCCAAAAAGAAACCTCATAATGTAAAGACAAACAGAACACAATTCATTCGCTTCAGATACTCTGGAAATTTTAAAAATATGTTTTCATAATGTACCTGGTTTAAAGCAGGACCTTGCTTAAAAATTACAGTTGTGCCTTTTGGAATGAGACGGCTCAGTTTGGACACCTGCTGCACTCTTTAATGAAATGTAGCTTGGATAACCTGACATTGATGATAACTACTGGTTGTCTGTAATGTCCACAAAGACATTATTGGGATATACATGTaccctttcctttttctttttttagtatGATTGGTGTTACGAATGAAAGTATAATTATCTACTGAAAGGATTGAACTAAGATTGTTTTGCTAGGTATTCCATGTACTCCTTCtgttcctaaataattgtagttgggaagaattagtctagttctccccaacaacaattatttaggaacggaggaagtatgtgCTAATTTTGACTTCCCAGTGTGAGCTAAAAATCACCAGATGGGAATACTCTGTAATCTACATGCACCAAGGATAGTTTCCCAAGTAAAACATGGACATTATTTGGAAAGCATTGACAGCAAACAAATGCATTTAAATATTCATTTGTTTCGCATTCTTGCTATGGTTAGGGCAGGATTAATTAAAATAAGGCTATGGCTGCACGGCCTTTCTGTGTGCCCCAAGCGTGCAGAAGCTAGACATGACAGTTTACCCCTGCTCTGAACACCAACATTTGCAAGACAGGTGTGGGTGCAACATTTGGATTGGAAGAAACCGCATGGTTACAAGGACTTAACATCCAAATGCTGTCTAGCAAGTGTAGTTTTTCCACACTGGGAACTGGGCATTTCAGTAGTTGGAAAGATTGTCCGTGCCCTGCTTGTCCTGGAGACATAAGCGCAGAAAAACACGAGACGTGCACCAAAAGGACAAGCACACGACCGCAAAAACACAAACAAGAAAAACACATCCATCTAGAAATAGAAAATCTTCccaaaaaaaaaaattcaaatgcgAAGTACAGAAAGAATAATTGGACTAGTGAGGTTTGTAAGGTTGGACATGGGTCGACCAATTGATTTGATGAGTGCGTGCGGAAACAAATCAGACATACATGAAGAGGGAAGGATCCGTGATGGTCAGAGCATAGATATATATACCTGTACAGGCCGTCGCCTGGTCGAGCGGAGTCAGTCGATCCGGTTAAGAAGAGAGGGGCATCCCCTGTTTCCAGAAAGGAGATAGGTGGGTAGCACATGTACCCATCACTAggatcctcgtcgtcatcgtcgccgctcGAGTCGGAGTTGAACGTGTTGGCTCGGTGCTGCACGACGGTGGGGGTCCAATGGGCCCCGCCAGCGATCTCCAGGCGAAGGGCGGCGATCACCGCGGCCACCTTGGCGGAATCCAGCTCCAAGTGGCTCGGAATGCGGCGAGGTGGACTGCCATGAATTTGATTGTCTTCATCCAGCACCGGAGCGCGCCGATAACCGGATAACCACGTGGCAACGGCCCACGCCTTGCCCGGAACATTCAGCACCCAAGCGCGCGGATAACCGGATAACCACCTAGCGACGGCCCATAGCTTGTCGGGAACATCCAGCGAGGCTCCGAGCAAGGTGAGGTAGAGCGAGCTGTGGCGAGCCTGCTCCGACGCCTGTAACCCGATGCGATGGGTGCAATCTGacatgctacctccgccaccgatGATCCGTCTTGTGGTGAGGTTGAGAGATTCAGGCATCTGCCGTCCCTTGGGCTTGTCCATCTGGACGTGCGGCCCGACGCTGATGATTTGCGCATTAAACTTAGCCTTCCGTAACGCTCGTAGTATAACCTCCGGGTCCAGGTGCGCCACCACCTTTAGCAGCCCCTTCTTGTCCAACGACATCGAATTGATCCCTGGCAAAAAACCCAAAGCACCAAGCTTGCATTATACTCTCTCTGTACCTAATACTTGTAGTTGGGAAGAACTCACTACAAGTATTAATTTAGTTACAGAGGGAGTAGCTCACATGGCCATTAATCATCAATTGAAAAAACAATATATGCTTATCTTTTCGCACGTACCCTGAAACTTTGAAAGGACTTTGAAGGCACTGGAGTTCCACCGCTTGGATGTAATGTCTGCTATCTTGAATCTGATCGTCTGCGAGATCGAAAGTACGACCCAACAAATGTTTAATTAATCAAAGAGTGAGCAATCGCTTATAGGCCGTACGTTGTGACGAAGTGCTAGCTTTTAGGAGGTAGCTAGGCTAGGAGATGGTGAATCTACCAAGTCCATTGCCTCCTTTATCTACTCTTTCTAGGGTATTGATGCCAGGATCTATTTATTTATTCTCCTCAAAAGTAATACATTGGTTGAGTGATTCTCTGGCGATAGGATTTCCACATGATTTTAGGAAGGTTCCACTTAGGAATTCTTATATATAATAACAGCCCTTTAGACCATATGATTCAAACCACCAAATTTCTAGGAAATACAATGTTTAGCCTAATTTTATAGGAATATCCTCACGTGCTCATTTGTTTTCTGAAAAGTATAAGCATTTTTCTCTCTCTACTCAGTCTCTTCATTCCTCAAGATTTCAATCTTTATTACGCACAATCCATAACGCACCACTTCCTATAGGAATATACTGATGTGACATTTCAATCTTCCCTTTTTTATTCATATTCATGTCCTCCAAATCGATTGAGATGTAATTGCTCATCGCTCACTTAAAAAGGGGCGCGGGGGGTTGATAGCAATAATTATCTACGGCTCCTAATGTTCTCTCCTTTAAAAAAAAGGCAGTTTAGTGTTCTGTGCTTTCTTGTCTAGGAGTTTGCTACTTATTTTTCATGTACTcactccggtcctttttactccgtATATAAGATTTGTTTTAAGTCAAATTTTATAAAATTTGACAATAtttatatgaaaaaatatcaacatctacaatgTTAAAGTTGTGCAATATGAAAATCAAATTCATTACGCATCTAATGATATAGATTTCTTATTGTAATATATCATTGTGTTGTCCCGCGACTGTAGGTGCTCTAAGATGTTGTGGGTGGTTTTTGTTTGTCTTCCTTCTATATTCACTTTGTACTTTTCATTTTAGTTAGAGTCCTTTCTCATAGTCTTGGGACTTGTACTTGTCAACCATGCacttaaatataagtatttttagaggtttcacttagCCCTACATTTGGACTTGTACTTctcattttagagtgtagattcactcattttgttccgtatgtagtcccctaataaaatctctaaaagacatatttaggaacgaagagaGTACAAAACAAAAGATTAAGTCATGATTGAAcgtaaaaaaaatcataaatttaTTTGCAAGAAACTAAACTTATGGCATTGGGGATCGCACCTTCTGCGTCAATAGCTCCACACTTGCATGTCCCTTTTTGTTTGTGGTCCTGGTAGGGAAAAAAGTCAACATTTGCAGGACAAAATTTGATTTTATACTTTTACATCTTGAATATACACAAAAAGTTCCTGAGATTTTTAATTACTATTAGGTTTTTATACTTAAAAAACAGCAATAGGTTACTTTATATTTTTATGGCTTTATTCCTCGGTTTGTCAGCCGTTGTGCTAATAATGACGCAGGTTGTTATGCAGTTATGTTTTTTTTggcataatcaagagagagaaagaACATGCTCAACCAGGATAAGAAACCGTACCTGTCAATCAACTGAAAATTGTTAGCAGCGTTTTGCTTTATATCTTCCTGGGACTCTTGTTTTTGATTTCCACATATTTCATTTGATGTCGATGGGAATGAATGATGTATTTCTAGAGGACCATACTCTTCCACAACAATACCTGATCTTTTTATGCTGACGTTACTAGGATGTTTGCCACTGGCGTCCTTGAATGCCGACTCTGCAGCCTTCAAGTCATATTCCTCTGCACCAACAGTTGAACCAATTATTCCAGAAATCTCCTGGACGTTTGATAGGTGCTCAATGCCCACAAGCAAACGACCATACTGTTCTCCTCTGTGAGAATTGAAACCTAGCTTAATCCTCTGAAGATTGGGCATTGCTCCTTCCTCAAACATCAGGAGCAGTACGCCACACCTGAACTCAAAATATTCTAGAGCATAAAATGCTCCAGGTGCGAAGCTGATTAGTTCTGTAGTTTGTCGCTGGACGAACAATGTGAGAACAGTGAGGGCTGGCAATCCTCCCAGGATATGGATATCATCCCTTAGCAGTTCACCGACGACAACTTTCAGAATGCAGAGGTTGTTAAGCTGTCCAAACCACTCGGGGATTATACAAATAGGTGGCAGCAGCTCGATTGCCATCACTGAATTAGGAGGACTGCTTGACTCATCCAATAAAATGGCGGCACTAGGCACAGTGACATTTCTGAGGATCCCAGTCACATCAGGAAGTTCTGTTCCACCTCCGAGACGAAGATGCAACAAGCTctgaagatggaaaagatccgaTGGAACAGCTGCTACTCCTGCATTTATTTCAAGTGTTTCCAAGTGTTTCAGACCTTGCATCTGATCTGGTAGATGTACGGTGTCGCTGCACGTGACCTGCAAATATCTCAACAGAAGCAATTCAGATATACCCCAGAGGTCTACATCAATGCTTGGTTGATCGTCCCAAATATGGAGGATCAGGACTCGAATAAGCTTAAACTCTGAGATTAAAGGCAAACAGCTACTCAGTCCAGTATAAGCAAGCGATCGAACTTGCGACAGTCCTGTAGTTGTACATGCTGGTGGGGTTGCATATGTTGCACTGCCGAATTGGAGGGACAGGTGACTAACCTTGTTGGCAAGTCGTATTGTCCTTTGAGAATAATCTATTACATTCACAAAATTCTCCTCTTTGGACTTAGATGTAATAAAATCATGTACCAAGTGATGCACTGCATAGTACAGTATGCCATCGCTATTGTCGACATCTATATCTTGTATCAGACCCATACTGACAAGCTTATCGAAATAGCTCTGGGCAACTTTCATTTTGCCATTATCTGTTGGAGCACAGATAAAGCCTTCAACTACCCATTGCTTTGTTATATCTTCCTTCAAGACTTTATAGTTCTCCGGATACATACTGAGATGCAATAGACATGTCTGCAAACAACTACTAAGGCAACTGTAGACAAAAATGAGTACTTGTTTCATTATCTCGTCGGAAGTTGTATTTGCAGGTAGACTGTTGACTACAAAATCCTGTACACGATCCCCAGAGGCCGATTTGTTGTGCAGTTGTGCCGGGTTGATGTGACGATAACTTTGAACGGAAGCTTCTATTATTGAATAGACGAAATCATGCACCCCTTTCCAGCGCCCTCTTGTTTGTTCCCTGTTCTCTACTGCATCTGCTTCCCGTTGGCTTGCTAGAACACTGGCTACGCTGATAATTGCTAGTGGTAAACCAGCACATCTTCTCACAATCTCATCTGAGGCTTCATCAAACTGGCGATAATCTTCTTCTCTAGAACCAAGCACTCCATTGGTGAACAGTTCTTTTGAGTTACTTACGTTAAGAGGTTCCATCTTAAATATGTCCTTGGATGGATAACTGCAGCATGCACGAGCAACATCCTCGATTTCCGTCGTCGTTACTATTCTGCTGCAATGATTACCCTCCGGGAAAGCGTCACTAACAACATCCCATACTGATGTAGCCCATAAGTCATCAATTATAAGAAAGTACCTGACAGTTTTGTTTTTGGTATTAAAATAGTGTTTTTTAAGGAAACAGAAAATTTGCCACATAAAAGGATTTTTTAAATAACAAGGAACAAGAGATAAATAACCAGCTAATAATTGACTTTGTAGTTGCTTTGGAAATTTGGCATGAACAACCAAGTGTAGCTGGAAAATGCTAACGGAGGACGGGCTCCATATGGAGCCCCTATTCAATACGTACAATATATATTCACTGCAAAAAAAGTTAGGAAAAAATTACGCATACTCATATACCTATATACTACGTACCTCCAATAATTTATCTTCATGCGTGTCATACAATTAAAAAGACAAATATGTAAATCAAAATGGGCTgtttttgtggtgttgttgggctGAGTTTTTTTTTCACAGATTACAAATCACCGTATTTCTGGACGAAATTCTATAGATTTTTAATGAATATGTACAAGCTTTCAGATAAatgtttttattttaattttaaaaATACGGTTTCCAAAATTTTAAAACAAAGAGGCTCCATAGATCCTACCGCTTAAGCTTCACGCTCCAATTGATAGTTCCCAACAATGGAGGAGCGTGCCTAGCCCAATTGGTTCCTAGACTAGCAAAATAATCCGAACCCATTAGAGGAAGTCTTCAAGCACGCCAATTTGAATATATGGTGAGGGTTTATTCTATGTCTATTGACCAAAGGTATTTCACAGGAATTCCAGACGATTGTATGCCATGGATACTTTTCCTGTAGAATTTGTTTCTCTCTATAGATTTGGAAGCAATAGGAGTTCTTTTTACTATGATCTTGGATAGACGACAACAGAATCAGCTCCTAGGATGTAAAAATAGAAATATATGGGACGTTTGATCTCTGGTGGATGGCGTAAATTGTCCATGTGGGAGCTATTGGGGGCTCTGTATATTTGCGAAAACCCGGTTAGCTTATATTGTAGTCTTCCGCTATGATTGACTTTGGATGCAATTTCAAATAATTTTCCATGAGGGTCATgtggattttttttcttctgaatGACAAGTATATGACGGGTACTTGAAGTTTTCAAGGATGTTTTTGCTGTTTCTTTACTACTGCGACCACAGAAATTTCAGTACACCCTTTTTTTTTATTCACGTAACCTTCATTGTATAATGATATCCACTTGCTATCATATTCTGTTTATGTTACTTCTTAAGCCTATCAAACAAAAAGCCTAGATACACTCAATACAATTGGACAATAAAGAAGGAAAGATCACAAATGAGTCAACATAAATTTGTTGTGCGACTGGGCATTGAAGACAAAGAGGCAAATAGAAGCAATAGCTATATGCTGGGTACCAACCACCGGTAGCACCAAAAGTGTAAAATGATGAATAAGTTTGGGAATTTCGCATATACTTGAACAACCACTCTTAGGTGTGTCTCAATAAGTTTTAAATGCCAATAGAAAGATGGAAAGCAATTTATATCATTTAAATTGTGCAAGCAAAGACTTCAAAGAAAAATATATTGCTCATGACACCATCTGGAGTTTCATAGGCCAACCAATAGAACCTCAATTGACGGATAAGATTGGAAAACTTCACATCTACTTCAACAGAGGCCCCCGTTGTTCCATGGTTGTCTGTGCCTCAAAAAGGACATGAGGGCTTCTTCGATTGGGATATTGGCAATTCATAATTTCCATTTTGTTCCTGGGAAAATTGTCATTGTATCGAGAGTACAACTTCACTGTATTAACAAGAAGAATGTGACGGGTGGCTCACCATGAGCCTTGAGAAAACCCACCTTTAAGTAGTCTTCATGGAGTAGGACAAGCCATATCATTATCCTACCCTTCCTACCTACCACCACCATGGGTAGCCTTAATCATTTGTCATGCATCTTTAGCCTATGCCCATATATGGGCATGCATCCTCATTCACTCAGTACTTGAATACACTCAAGGGGATAGCATTAGAGCCCTGGGATCAGTAGACTCGATTCTCAAGAGTTGCAAATATATTCGATCAACCTCGGTCTAGGGATCGAGAGAGTGTGATGAGAAGTCGCAGACCATTCAGTCATTGGACAAACCATCCCTCAAGGTTTCCCTAACATGGTGCTAGGTCGTGCTTCACCAAGGGAGAACACTAACTTAAAAAAAACATCATTGTGTCACTCTTTTTGGTGTATGGTGACTTCGTTGTAAGGTTTGCATACGGACCATCTCCAAATTCATTTACAATTGTGTTAACAAAGATAACCACCTAGTTGAGACTTGTTTTCATAACATGAACATCAACTATAGGTCAACCTAGTTGAGAGTTGTTTTCATAACATGAACATCAACTataggtatttttttctcccgttgcaacacacggaCCCTTTGGCTATTAAACCTAAGGCAGAGACGCTCGCGGTGGACTCGACCAGGCGGGCGACCGTCCGTAGATTCAGAgatatcttttttttgttttgttttgtggggagtaGATGTGCAGAGATGTTGGCGGCTGATGCCGGAGACGCGGGTCACGGATGCGAAGATGCCGGAGACGCTGGCCAAGCACGTGACGACACCGTCAGCAGACGCGGAGATATGCCGGAGGAGATGCCCTCCGCCTCCTCAAATTTCCGCCGCCGCATGTAGATTCCCACTGCCGCCGGTCCAATCCGTTTGTGCTGGAGGAAGGGGGTTCCGTGTGCAGGTCTGCTGCTGCGGGTTAATTTTTTCCAAAAGCGCCTAAACTAGTTAGGGCGGTGCTCTGCGGGCGCGCGTCGGCCGAAACTTTTGAAAAGCAGCACACGGGCTGTTTGATCCGTTAGATTGGATCTGTTTAATCGTCAGATATGTTCATACAACAAAAATTCTCGATGCATCAAATTTCGGTCCCGGATGCAGCAAAAAAatgaagaaagtattaaaaaaggAAACTTACAAAAATAAATATATGAATCAAACCCAAGGCCACCATTTTGACGAGTACTATCA
This window encodes:
- the LOC123424352 gene encoding disease resistance protein RGA5-like isoform X1, with product MELPLFSACLGAMGSLSMKLDAIRDTKLEDGIRKLTTRLLKLSKAQDLPHIAINWMKDVRELSYEMENCVVAQADWIEKMSGFKARVKAANERYDRYLLETVPSRTYIFPVVDHWFPTDGGRKPDPVVGLHAKGGAVDTLCQWLADGDKQLKVVSIVGVGGIGKTTLAKQLWLEKKLGDFDCRAFVRTAKKPDMRRILRSILVQVRPHQPPNTSGVHDLIHDINEHLQNKRYFLIIDDLWATSVWDVVSDAFPEGNHCSRIVTTTEIEDVARACCSYPSKDIFKMEPLNVSNSKELFTNGVLGSREEDYRQFDEASDEIVRRCAGLPLAIISVASVLASQREADAVENREQTRGRWKGVHDFVYSIIEASVQSYRHINPAQLHNKSASGDRVQDFVVNSLPANTTSDEIMKQVLIFVYSCLSSCLQTCLLHLSMYPENYKVLKEDITKQWVVEGFICAPTDNGKMKVAQSYFDKLVSMGLIQDIDVDNSDGILYYAVHHLVHDFITSKSKEENFVNVIDYSQRTIRLANKVSHLSLQFGSATYATPPACTTTGLSQVRSLAYTGLSSCLPLISEFKLIRVLILHIWDDQPSIDVDLWGISELLLLRYLQVTCSDTVHLPDQMQGLKHLETLEINAGVAAVPSDLFHLQSLLHLRLGGGTELPDVTGILRNVTVPSAAILLDESSSPPNSVMAIELLPPICIIPEWFGQLNNLCILKVVVGELLRDDIHILGGLPALTVLTLFVQRQTTELISFAPGAFYALEYFEFRCGVLLLMFEEGAMPNLQRIKLGFNSHRGEQYGRLLVGIEHLSNVQEISGIIGSTVGAEEYDLKAAESAFKDASGKHPSNVSIKRSGIVVEEYGPLEIHHSFPSTSNEICGNQKQESQEDIKQNAANNFQLIDRTTNKKGHASVELLTQKTIRFKIADITSKRWNSSAFKVLSKFQGINSMSLDKKGLLKVVAHLDPEVILRALRKAKFNAQIISVGPHVQMDKPKGRQMPESLNLTTRRIIGGGGSMSDCTHRIGLQASEQARHSSLYLTLLGASLDVPDKLWAVARWLSGYPRAWVLNVPGKAWAVATWLSGYRRAPVLDEDNQIHGSPPRRIPSHLELDSAKVAAVIAALRLEIAGGAHWTPTVVQHRANTFNSDSSGDDDDEDPSDGYMCYPPISFLETGDAPLFLTGSTDSARPGDGLYRLSDVHDNPWILREGITTVAGPCELTNETTMTWVMRLKITTKLVCLIKQQLLEQNRELSEECFAKVAGQSLEKIFEVACSFSDATWSDVHISQQLTVFETLVDVLFNIQDLHFIRSGEVAGIINKMVNAFRRMIQTTSDDIYRGRESTIHPATFIFILVLEFFYRNGDKLQSILESGDYNTEPCSDMCDCLVSKLRECAEKTFQEKGGRCIFLLNNIDYVLELKYHPGLLLPSRIVSDLISLTDKYIVSYLDEYWVPLVTYLDVDSFKGPDRLSFDKFIEEFFTICDSQMTWKVRSRLKMRLRQQIIDLIAPTYVNFLKASQEKPRSWLNMSRREKPMYTAAFLEQVISGFFER
- the LOC123424352 gene encoding disease resistance protein RGA5-like isoform X2, whose product is MNDPVVGLHAKGGAVDTLCQWLADGDKQLKVVSIVGVGGIGKTTLAKQLWLEKKLGDFDCRAFVRTAKKPDMRRILRSILVQVRPHQPPNTSGVHDLIHDINEHLQNKRYFLIIDDLWATSVWDVVSDAFPEGNHCSRIVTTTEIEDVARACCSYPSKDIFKMEPLNVSNSKELFTNGVLGSREEDYRQFDEASDEIVRRCAGLPLAIISVASVLASQREADAVENREQTRGRWKGVHDFVYSIIEASVQSYRHINPAQLHNKSASGDRVQDFVVNSLPANTTSDEIMKQVLIFVYSCLSSCLQTCLLHLSMYPENYKVLKEDITKQWVVEGFICAPTDNGKMKVAQSYFDKLVSMGLIQDIDVDNSDGILYYAVHHLVHDFITSKSKEENFVNVIDYSQRTIRLANKVSHLSLQFGSATYATPPACTTTGLSQVRSLAYTGLSSCLPLISEFKLIRVLILHIWDDQPSIDVDLWGISELLLLRYLQVTCSDTVHLPDQMQGLKHLETLEINAGVAAVPSDLFHLQSLLHLRLGGGTELPDVTGILRNVTVPSAAILLDESSSPPNSVMAIELLPPICIIPEWFGQLNNLCILKVVVGELLRDDIHILGGLPALTVLTLFVQRQTTELISFAPGAFYALEYFEFRCGVLLLMFEEGAMPNLQRIKLGFNSHRGEQYGRLLVGIEHLSNVQEISGIIGSTVGAEEYDLKAAESAFKDASGKHPSNVSIKRSGIVVEEYGPLEIHHSFPSTSNEICGNQKQESQEDIKQNAANNFQLIDRTTNKKGHASVELLTQKTIRFKIADITSKRWNSSAFKVLSKFQGINSMSLDKKGLLKVVAHLDPEVILRALRKAKFNAQIISVGPHVQMDKPKGRQMPESLNLTTRRIIGGGGSMSDCTHRIGLQASEQARHSSLYLTLLGASLDVPDKLWAVARWLSGYPRAWVLNVPGKAWAVATWLSGYRRAPVLDEDNQIHGSPPRRIPSHLELDSAKVAAVIAALRLEIAGGAHWTPTVVQHRANTFNSDSSGDDDDEDPSDGYMCYPPISFLETGDAPLFLTGSTDSARPGDGLYRLSDVHDNPWILREGITTVAGPCELTNETTMTWVMRLKITTKLVCLIKQQLLEQNRELSEECFAKVAGQSLEKIFEVACSFSDATWSDVHISQQLTVFETLVDVLFNIQDLHFIRSGEVAGIINKMVNAFRRMIQTTSDDIYRGRESTIHPATFIFILVLEFFYRNGDKLQSILESGDYNTEPCSDMCDCLVSKLRECAEKTFQEKGGRCIFLLNNIDYVLELKYHPGLLLPSRIVSDLISLTDKYIVSYLDEYWVPLVTYLDVDSFKGPDRLSFDKFIEEFFTICDSQMTWKVRSRLKMRLRQQIIDLIAPTYVNFLKASQEKPRSWLNMSRREKPMYTAAFLEQVISGFFER